A single Paratractidigestivibacter faecalis DNA region contains:
- a CDS encoding cation:proton antiporter, whose translation MVENLCMLAVIMALVLGCSFLASLIPGRPVPEVVFFVFAGAIVGPNCLGLVQPLDGLALISRLGMGLLFLMAGYELDPRELAGRMGRHAAVCWAVSAALAFLVTPRLGLGLSPTGTAAFAIALTTTAYGTLVPIMRDRGLGGTRVGRVVVAYGAMGEILPVLAMSLLLSPHRSTSMNLAVLAGFFVLCLVVAVRAERARDVGTKLSDFLHQNAENAGSQPTLRAAVLLLVALLALAEMLDLDAVLAAFAAGFILRHVVGRDGGHRVMQKVEVVGNGLFVPAFFVYSGLGIDFAAVGADPGLLLTFMALLLAVRAIPLGLSLSAFPETRDMPLGEKVSASLYCTMALPLIVALTEAATRAGAMDEQMASVLVTSGALSVLAIPVITSFFRVAIAAHPVEAAREVAEHPKELRRIIHEHQEHAHEVAERFHEERRELRRRGVRLSSADFLAQEREPKTSADGGEQTRS comes from the coding sequence TTGGTTGAGAACCTCTGCATGCTCGCGGTCATCATGGCCCTCGTCCTTGGATGCTCGTTTCTGGCGAGCCTCATTCCCGGGCGGCCCGTGCCCGAGGTGGTGTTCTTCGTCTTTGCGGGCGCCATCGTGGGGCCCAACTGCCTGGGGCTGGTCCAGCCACTGGACGGCCTTGCGCTCATAAGCCGCCTGGGCATGGGGCTTCTCTTCCTCATGGCGGGCTACGAGCTCGACCCTCGCGAGCTTGCCGGAAGGATGGGCAGGCACGCAGCCGTGTGCTGGGCCGTCTCAGCCGCGCTGGCCTTCCTGGTCACGCCGCGGCTGGGGCTGGGCCTCTCCCCCACCGGCACGGCCGCCTTCGCCATCGCGCTCACCACCACGGCCTACGGAACCCTCGTGCCCATCATGCGCGACCGCGGGCTAGGCGGCACGCGGGTGGGCCGGGTCGTTGTGGCCTACGGCGCCATGGGAGAGATCCTGCCCGTGCTGGCGATGTCGCTTTTGCTCTCTCCCCACCGCTCGACGTCCATGAACCTGGCCGTGCTGGCAGGCTTCTTCGTGCTATGCCTGGTGGTGGCCGTCCGCGCCGAGCGCGCCCGGGACGTGGGCACCAAGCTCTCCGACTTCCTGCACCAGAACGCCGAGAACGCGGGCTCCCAGCCGACGCTGCGCGCGGCGGTCCTCTTGCTGGTGGCGCTTCTGGCCCTGGCCGAGATGCTTGACCTGGACGCCGTGCTGGCGGCGTTTGCCGCCGGCTTCATCCTGCGCCACGTGGTGGGCAGGGACGGCGGCCACCGCGTCATGCAGAAGGTGGAGGTCGTGGGCAACGGCCTGTTTGTGCCGGCGTTCTTTGTGTACTCGGGACTGGGCATAGACTTTGCGGCCGTGGGCGCCGACCCCGGCCTGCTGTTGACGTTCATGGCGCTGCTGCTTGCGGTGCGCGCCATCCCGCTGGGCCTTTCTCTCTCCGCCTTCCCCGAGACCCGCGACATGCCGCTTGGCGAGAAGGTCTCGGCCTCGCTCTACTGCACCATGGCACTGCCCCTCATCGTGGCGCTCACCGAGGCGGCCACCCGCGCGGGCGCCATGGACGAGCAGATGGCGAGCGTCCTCGTGACCTCGGGCGCGCTCTCGGTGCTGGCCATCCCCGTCATCACGTCCTTCTTCCGCGTGGCCATTGCGGCTCACCCGGTGGAGGCCGCGCGCGAGGTGGCCGAGCATCCGAAGGAGCTGCGCCGCATCATCCACGAGCACCAGGAGCACGCCCACGAGGTGGCCGAGCGCTTCCACGAGGAGCGCCGCGAGCTGCGCCGTCGCGGCGTGAGGCTCTCCTCGGCAGACTTCCTGGCCCAGGAGCGCGAACCCAAAACGAGCGCCGACGGCGGCGAACAGACCCGCAGCTAG
- a CDS encoding ECF transporter S component, whose protein sequence is MSRVSRTLSVLELPALLAVPILMVTLALSGVDATAGLTLLVSLLAVGLVFASFEASRPPLRQLMPTAVLAATAAAGRVLFAPIPDVKPVSAIAVIAGATLGRRSGFMVGAVAALVSNFFFGQGSWTPWQMYAWGLVGYLGGVIADRGLLERGGVLYAWGFLSALMYGAILNGYYVLGFVRPLTWPSVLAAYAAGFPLDCVHGVATAAFLAVIWLPWGRSIRRVVRKYDL, encoded by the coding sequence ATGAGCAGGGTCTCCCGCACGCTATCCGTCCTCGAGTTGCCGGCACTTCTGGCGGTTCCCATCCTGATGGTGACGTTGGCGCTGTCCGGCGTTGACGCTACGGCGGGACTTACGCTGCTCGTGTCGCTTCTTGCCGTGGGGTTGGTCTTTGCGAGTTTCGAGGCGTCCCGACCGCCGCTGCGCCAGCTCATGCCCACGGCCGTGCTTGCCGCGACGGCCGCTGCCGGGCGCGTCCTCTTCGCGCCCATTCCAGACGTGAAGCCGGTCTCGGCTATTGCCGTTATTGCCGGGGCCACCCTGGGGCGCAGGAGTGGCTTCATGGTGGGGGCGGTGGCCGCCCTGGTGTCCAACTTCTTCTTCGGCCAAGGCTCGTGGACCCCCTGGCAGATGTATGCATGGGGCCTGGTGGGCTACCTTGGCGGGGTCATTGCGGACCGCGGCCTGCTGGAGCGCGGAGGCGTCCTCTACGCGTGGGGCTTTCTCTCGGCCCTCATGTACGGCGCCATCCTCAACGGCTATTACGTCCTGGGGTTTGTGAGGCCACTCACCTGGCCGTCCGTGCTTGCCGCCTACGCGGCGGGCTTCCCGCTGGACTGCGTCCACGGCGTGGCCACGGCGGCGTTCCTGGCCGTCATCTGGCTGCCGTGGGGCCGCTCCATCCGCCGCGTGGTCCGCAAGTACGACCTCTGA
- a CDS encoding YebC/PmpR family DNA-binding transcriptional regulator has product MSGHSKWATTKHKKAAIDAKRSALFSKLSRNITVAAKLGGDPNPDNNASLAAAVARARMVSMPNAKIKAAIDKAFGAGADAAVYTEITYEGYGPAGIAVYVDCLTDNKNRTAADVRSAFTHAGGSLGTAGSVAFQFERKGSIAVDKIIKSDEKKVADRENAVDEDEFMMAVAEAGGEDYEDAGEQWIVWTAYDKMQDVQKGLEAQGIEVKGSELTMVPTTPTDVSVVDAKKVQRLVDRLDELEDVQNVYHTMNVTDEIAAALEEDE; this is encoded by the coding sequence ATGTCCGGACACTCTAAGTGGGCAACCACCAAGCACAAGAAGGCCGCTATCGACGCCAAGCGCTCCGCGCTGTTCTCCAAGCTCTCCCGCAACATCACCGTTGCGGCCAAGCTCGGCGGCGACCCCAACCCCGACAACAACGCCTCCCTGGCTGCCGCCGTGGCCCGTGCCCGTATGGTCTCCATGCCCAACGCCAAGATCAAGGCCGCCATCGACAAGGCCTTTGGCGCCGGTGCCGACGCCGCCGTCTACACCGAGATCACCTACGAGGGCTACGGCCCCGCGGGCATCGCGGTCTACGTCGACTGCCTGACCGACAACAAGAACCGCACCGCCGCTGACGTGCGCTCTGCCTTCACCCACGCGGGCGGCTCGCTGGGCACCGCCGGCTCCGTTGCCTTCCAGTTCGAGCGCAAGGGCTCCATCGCCGTCGACAAGATCATCAAGTCTGACGAGAAGAAGGTCGCCGACCGCGAGAACGCCGTGGACGAGGACGAGTTCATGATGGCCGTGGCCGAGGCTGGCGGCGAGGACTACGAGGACGCCGGCGAGCAGTGGATCGTCTGGACCGCCTACGACAAGATGCAGGACGTCCAGAAGGGCCTTGAGGCCCAGGGCATCGAGGTCAAGGGCTCCGAGCTCACCATGGTCCCCACCACCCCGACCGACGTCTCCGTCGTGGACGCCAAGAAGGTCCAGCGCCTTGTCGACCGTCTCGACGAGCTTGAGGACGTCCAGAACGTCTACCACACCATGAACGTCACCGACGAGATTGCCGCCGCCCTGGAGGAGGACGAGTAG